In Pseudobacter ginsenosidimutans, the following are encoded in one genomic region:
- a CDS encoding RagB/SusD family nutrient uptake outer membrane protein, with translation MGKRSAWPELYYPKPYAQLTLDLLLKERGFEFVFEGWRRNDLIRFDKFGSTWDFKPNPDPADKHTYLFPIPLTVMDKNPHLTQNDGY, from the coding sequence ATTGGTAAACGAAGTGCGTGGCCGGAACTTTACTACCCCAAACCATATGCGCAACTCACTCTTGACCTGCTGCTGAAAGAGCGTGGATTTGAGTTCGTATTCGAAGGATGGAGAAGGAACGACCTCATCCGTTTCGATAAGTTTGGAAGCACCTGGGATTTCAAACCCAATCCCGATCCGGCCGATAAACATACTTATTTGTTCCCCATTCCACTGACGGTGATGGACAAGAATCCACACCTGACCCAGAACGATGGCTACTAA